A stretch of Ipomoea triloba cultivar NCNSP0323 chromosome 11, ASM357664v1 DNA encodes these proteins:
- the LOC115996944 gene encoding zingipain-1-like, which yields MKVFFILKNVCFTIMLLIPLCLHTNANFGQREMDSHRVTMEKRYQDWLQKHGKSYEDKDEWEKRFEIYQINVLYIEFFNSMNFSYRLIDNKFADMTNSEFKSIYLRYKIHENKRESHNNFTLHGVRLPESIDWRKSGAVTHVKDQGSCGMKFSTFFNSFQHERSGHINSPSMFSIAGSSWAFCAVAAVEGINQIKTGKLESLSEQQLVDCNIGQDKDGCDGGYTEKAYNFIKRNGGITAEDNYPYVGKYGRCEPIAEESHTVTISGYMKVPEGEESLQAAAAQQPVAAVIDASMDDFRFYSEGIFNPLCPETLNFGVTVVGYGEENDQPYWLVKNSWGTNWGEAGYIKMQRGSGDKNGKCGIAMMASYPLKDS from the coding sequence ATGAAGGtgttttttattctaaaaaatgtCTGCTTTACCATCATGCTTCTGATCCCTCTGTGTTTGCATACAAATGCAAATTTTGGGCAGCGTGAGATGGACAGTCATCGCGTCACTATGGAGAAGAGGTACCAAGATTGGCTGCAGAAACATGGAAAAAGTTATGAAGATAAAGATGAATGGGAAAAGCGTTTCGAGATCTATCAAATCAATGTATTGTACATTGAATTCTTCAATAGTATGAACTTTTCTTACAGACTCATTGATAACAAGTTCGCAGACATGACAAATAGTGAGTTCAAATCAATCTATTTGCGTTATAAGATACACGAGAATAAGAGGGAGTCACACAATAACTTCACACTTCATGGAGTTAGATTGCCAGAAAGTATTGACTGGAGAAAGAGCGGTGCTGTAACTCATGTCAAAGATCAGGGCAGTTGTGGTATGAAATTCTcaactttctttaattctttccAGCATGAAAGGTCGGGCCATATTAACTCCCCGTCCATGTTTTCAATTGCAGGAAGTTCCTGGGCATTTTGTGCAGTGGCAGCAGTGGAAGGTATCAATCAGATTAAGACAGGGAAACTTGAATCTCTATCTGAACAACAACTTGTGGACTGTAACATTGGCCAAGATAAAGATGGTTGCGATGGTGGATATACAGAAAAAgcatataatttcattaaacgAAACGGAGGCATAACTGCAGAAGATAACTACCCATATGTGGGAAAATATGGAAGATGTGAACCTATAGCAGAAGAAAGCCATACCGTTACAATAAGTGGCTATATGAAAGTGCCAGAAGGTGAGGAGTCTCTACAAGCTGCTGCTGCCCAACAACCTGTGGCAGCCGTCATTGATGCCAGCATGGATGATTTTAGATTCTACTCTGAAGGCATATTTAATCCCCTTTGTCCCGAAACACTGAATTTTGGTGTGACAGTAGTTGGATATGGTGAAGAAAATGATCAGCCGTACTGGCTTGTGAAGAATTCTTGGGGCACTAACTGGGGTGAAGCTGGCTACATCAAAATGCAGCGAGGGTCTGGAGACAAGAATGGCAAATGTGGTATTGCTATGATGGCTAGCTACCCTCTGAAAGACTCTTGA
- the LOC115996560 gene encoding pentatricopeptide repeat-containing protein At1g06270, which yields MAAAKLRSFLSPIHRSSIQLFSARNLSSSAELEESVRAAVESKRYEQIPELLAAADQSLQSHNPFSFLSAFPENARISVVDDILQSFIPLRPRSRPFKAYSCLLSYTLQSSNPLPIALAILQRILRSGCLPSPQTHLLLSNAWIKRRKQLLSVSDLLSEMKSIGYSPDSGTCNYLISSLCKVDQLREAVSVLKGMGRGGCVPDLDSYGSLIAELCELRMIDAAVEMVREMVVTVGLNPRQDVLVKVLGAMRANKEIWRAVRMIEMLEAEGVHLGFECFELVLEGCIECRQFVLAEKFVMNMTKKGFIPYIRVRQRLVEGLAEVGEWELGNAVRQRFSELNS from the coding sequence ATGGCGGCAGCGAAGCTTAGGTCATTTCTTTCGCCCATTCATCGGTCTTCTATTCAATTATTTTCCGCGCGCAATCTTTCTTCGTCTGCAGAGCTCGAAGAATCGGTTAGGGCGGCGGTCGAGAGCAAGCGATACGAGCAAATTCCTGAACTTCTCGCTGCCGCCGATCAATCTCTCCAAAGCCACAACCCTTTCTCGTTCCTCTCGGCCTTCCCGGAGAATGCGAGAATCAGTGTCGTCGACGACATTCTGCAGTCGTTTATTCCTCTCAGACCTCGTTCTCGTCCCTTTAAAGCTTATTCATGTCTTCTTTCATACACTCTTCAAAGCTCGAATCCGCTTCCTATAGCCCTCGCGATTCTTCAACGTATTCTCCGTTCCGGCTGCCTTCCTTCCCCTCAAACACACTTGCTCCTTTCCAATGCGTGGATTAAACGCAGGAAGCAATTGCTGTCTGTCTCAGACTTACTATCAGAGATGAAATCAATTGGATATAGCCCCGATTCCGGCACTTGCAATTATCTAATTTCTTCGCTCTGCAAGGTGGATCAGTTAAGAGAAGCTGTTAGCGTGTTGAAGGGGATGGGGCGAGGTGGTTGCGTTCCGGATTTGGACAGCTATGGCTCTTTAATTGCTGAGTTGTGTGAGCTCAGAATGATTGATGCTGCTGTTGAGATGGTGAGGGAAATGGTAGTGACAGTCGGCTTGAACCCTAGGCAGGATGTTTTGGTGAAAGTGTTGGGAGCAATGCGGGCTAACAAAGAGATATGGAGAGCGGTTAGGATGATTGAGATGTTAGAAGCTGAGGGCGTGCATCTCGGGTTTGAGTGCTTCGAGCTGGTGCTCGAGGGCTGCATTGAGTGCAGGCAGTTTGTTTTGGCGGAGAAATTTGTAATGAATATGACAAAGAAAGGATTTATCCCATACATAAGGGTGAGGCAGAGGCTGGTTGAGGGTCTTGCTGAAGTTGGTGAATGGGAGCTTGGGAACGCTGTGAGACAGCGATTTTCTGAGCTAAACTCGTAG